One genomic segment of Streptomyces liangshanensis includes these proteins:
- a CDS encoding enoyl-CoA hydratase/isomerase family protein, producing MEPQLLHSVADGIATVVIHHPAKRNAMTTRMWRDLPPLLGRLAPDPAVRALVLTGEGAHFCAGADISTLREPGEDPRSLAVAAEDALAAFPKPTLAAVRGACVGGGCQLAAACDLRFAEEGARFGVTPARLGIVYAASSTRRLASLVGPATAKYLLFSAELIDTERALRTGLVDEVLPVGELDARVGRFARVLVARSQLTQAAAKEFAAGLEGRDAYWTEQARGSGDTAEGVAAFLERREPRFSWTAP from the coding sequence ATGGAGCCCCAGCTGCTGCACAGCGTCGCGGACGGCATCGCGACCGTCGTCATCCACCATCCGGCCAAGCGCAACGCGATGACGACGCGGATGTGGCGGGACCTGCCGCCGCTGCTCGGGCGGCTCGCCCCGGATCCCGCCGTACGGGCGCTGGTGCTGACCGGCGAGGGCGCGCACTTCTGCGCGGGCGCGGACATCTCCACGCTGCGGGAGCCGGGTGAGGACCCGCGGTCGCTCGCGGTGGCGGCGGAGGACGCGCTGGCGGCCTTCCCCAAGCCGACGCTGGCCGCCGTGCGGGGGGCGTGCGTGGGCGGGGGCTGCCAGTTGGCCGCCGCGTGCGATCTGCGGTTCGCCGAGGAGGGCGCGCGGTTCGGGGTGACGCCGGCGCGGCTCGGGATCGTCTACGCGGCCTCCTCCACGCGGCGGTTGGCGTCGCTGGTGGGTCCGGCGACCGCCAAGTACCTGCTCTTCTCGGCCGAGTTGATCGACACGGAACGGGCGCTGCGGACCGGGCTCGTGGACGAGGTGCTGCCGGTGGGCGAACTGGACGCGCGGGTGGGGCGTTTCGCCCGGGTGCTGGTGGCGCGCTCGCAGTTGACGCAGGCGGCGGCGAAGGAGTTCGCCGCCGGTCTGGAGGGGCGGGACGCGTACTGGACGGAGCAGGCGCGCGGCAGCGGCGACACCGCGGAGGGGGTCGCCGCCTTCCTGGAACGCCGTGAGCCGCGGTTCAGCTGGACGGCGCCGTGA
- a CDS encoding ATP-binding protein has product MESRGSVPARPLSYEGVWRFTAPTVDVSVPQARHAVRDLLKRQGVPVRDDVVQGVLLIVSELVTNAVRHAALLSPEVAVEVAIEAEWIRVSVEDNHPYRPKALEADYAQTGGRGLLLVREIVREAGGSCDVEHTAGGGKIIWAALPLRSPLDDPPLRGGVTSPRPAL; this is encoded by the coding sequence GTGGAGAGCCGCGGGAGTGTTCCGGCCCGGCCGCTGTCGTACGAAGGAGTGTGGCGGTTCACCGCGCCCACCGTCGACGTCTCCGTGCCGCAGGCCAGGCATGCCGTACGTGACCTGCTGAAGCGCCAGGGCGTGCCGGTCAGGGACGACGTCGTCCAGGGGGTGTTGCTGATCGTCTCCGAGCTGGTCACCAACGCCGTGCGGCACGCGGCCCTGCTCTCGCCGGAGGTCGCCGTCGAGGTGGCCATCGAGGCGGAGTGGATCCGGGTGTCGGTGGAGGACAACCACCCGTACCGGCCGAAGGCGCTGGAGGCCGACTACGCGCAGACCGGCGGGCGCGGACTGCTCCTCGTACGGGAGATCGTCCGTGAGGCCGGCGGGAGCTGCGACGTGGAACACACCGCCGGCGGCGGGAAGATCATCTGGGCGGCGCTTCCCCTCAGGTCGCCGCTCGACGATCCCCCGCTCCGGGGAGGTGTCACCAGCCCCCGGCCGGCCCTGTGA
- a CDS encoding CDP-alcohol phosphatidyltransferase family protein: MPRPSVAELRPVVHPDGVKDRRSGEHWAGRMYMREISLHIDPFLVNTRISPNQLTYLMVVVGVIGGATLLVPGLTGAILAVVLFQVYLLLDCVDGEVARWRKQTSITGVYLDRVGHYLCEAALLVGFGIRGADVFHDNGPTTNWLWAFLGTLAALGAILIKAETDLVDVARQRSGLPAVKDEASVPRSSGLALARRAAAMLKFHRLVGGIEASLFILVVAIIDQVQGDLFFTRLGIAILAGIALVQTLLHLVSILASSRLK, encoded by the coding sequence ATGCCAAGACCATCAGTAGCTGAACTCCGTCCCGTCGTACACCCCGACGGAGTGAAGGACCGGCGCAGCGGGGAGCACTGGGCCGGGCGCATGTACATGCGGGAGATCTCGCTGCACATCGACCCGTTCCTGGTGAACACCCGGATCTCGCCCAACCAGCTCACGTACCTCATGGTGGTCGTGGGTGTCATAGGCGGCGCCACGCTCCTCGTGCCCGGACTGACCGGCGCGATCCTCGCGGTGGTCCTCTTCCAGGTCTACCTGCTCCTCGACTGCGTCGACGGCGAGGTGGCCCGCTGGCGCAAGCAGACCTCGATCACCGGCGTCTACCTCGACCGGGTGGGCCACTACCTGTGCGAGGCGGCCCTGTTGGTCGGCTTCGGGATCCGCGGCGCCGACGTCTTCCACGACAACGGCCCGACCACCAACTGGCTGTGGGCGTTCCTCGGTACGCTCGCCGCGCTCGGCGCGATCCTGATCAAGGCCGAGACCGACCTGGTCGACGTGGCCCGCCAGCGCAGCGGCCTGCCCGCCGTCAAGGACGAGGCGTCCGTGCCCCGTTCGTCCGGTCTGGCGCTGGCCCGCCGCGCGGCGGCCATGCTCAAGTTCCACCGGCTCGTCGGCGGCATCGAGGCCAGCCTCTTCATCCTGGTCGTCGCGATCATCGACCAGGTCCAGGGCGACCTCTTCTTCACCCGCCTCGGCATCGCGATCCTCGCCGGGATCGCCCTCGTCCAGACACTGCTCCACCTGGTCTCCATCCTGGCGTCCAGCAGGCTGAAGTGA
- a CDS encoding iron-containing alcohol dehydrogenase family protein: MPVLTRLIPSPVSVDIRRGAMDDLAGLLADQRISSSGRLAFAISGGSGTALREKLAPVLPDADWFAVADGTIDSAVRLADGIKGKRYDAVVGLGGGKIIDVTKYAAARLGLPMVAVATNLAHDGICSPVATLDNDNGRGSYGVPTPIAVVIDLDVIRDAPVRFVRSGIGDAVSNISAIADWELSHRTNGEPVDGLAAAMARTAGEAVLRHPGGVGDDEFLTVLAEALVLTGIAMSISGDTRPSSGACHEISHAFDLLHPKRSALHGEQVGLGAAFAMHLRGAHEESGLLVEVLHRHGLPVLPEQIGFTVDEFVRAVAYAPQTRPGRFTILEHLDLSTDQIRDAYADYAKTISS, encoded by the coding sequence GTGCCAGTACTGACCCGGCTGATCCCCTCCCCGGTCTCCGTCGACATCCGCCGCGGCGCGATGGACGACCTGGCCGGACTCCTCGCCGACCAGCGGATCTCCAGCTCGGGACGGCTCGCGTTCGCCATCAGCGGGGGATCGGGGACGGCGCTGCGCGAGAAGCTGGCGCCGGTCCTGCCGGACGCCGACTGGTTCGCCGTCGCCGACGGCACCATCGACTCCGCCGTCCGGCTCGCCGACGGGATCAAGGGCAAGCGGTACGACGCGGTCGTCGGCCTCGGCGGCGGCAAGATCATCGACGTGACGAAGTACGCGGCGGCCCGCCTCGGCCTGCCGATGGTGGCCGTCGCCACCAACCTGGCGCACGACGGCATCTGTTCACCGGTGGCCACGCTCGACAACGACAACGGCCGCGGCTCGTACGGCGTGCCGACCCCCATCGCCGTCGTCATCGACCTCGACGTCATCCGGGACGCGCCCGTCCGCTTCGTCCGCTCCGGCATCGGCGACGCGGTCTCCAACATCTCCGCCATCGCGGACTGGGAGCTCTCGCACCGGACCAACGGCGAGCCCGTCGACGGCCTGGCCGCCGCCATGGCCCGCACGGCCGGCGAGGCGGTGCTGCGCCACCCCGGCGGGGTCGGCGACGACGAGTTCCTGACGGTCCTGGCCGAGGCGCTGGTCCTCACCGGCATCGCCATGTCGATCAGCGGGGACACCCGCCCCTCGTCCGGCGCGTGCCACGAGATCAGCCACGCCTTCGACCTGCTCCACCCCAAGCGCTCCGCGCTCCACGGCGAACAGGTCGGCCTCGGAGCCGCGTTCGCCATGCACCTGCGCGGTGCCCACGAGGAGTCGGGCCTGCTCGTCGAGGTCCTGCACCGGCACGGACTGCCCGTCCTGCCCGAGCAGATCGGCTTCACCGTCGACGAGTTCGTACGGGCCGTGGCGTACGCGCCGCAGACCCGCCCGGGCCGCTTCACGATCCTCGAACACCTCGACCTGTCCACCGATCAGATCAGGGACGCGTACGCCGACTATGCCAAGACCATCAGTAGCTGA
- the idi gene encoding isopentenyl-diphosphate Delta-isomerase, protein MPTTPVTAASSSPNGVPDSSNGGPEPILLELVDELGNTIGTAEKLSAHQAPGKLHRAFSVFLFDEQGRLLIQRRALGKYHSPGVWSNTCCGHPYPGEAPFAAAARRTHEELGISPSLLAEAGTVRYNHPDPASGLVEQEFNHLFVGMAQAPPAPDPEEVGETVFVTPSELTKRHEEVPFSAWFMTVLDAARPAIRELTGPAGGW, encoded by the coding sequence ATGCCGACCACACCAGTCACTGCGGCGAGCAGCTCGCCGAACGGGGTACCGGACTCGTCGAACGGGGGACCAGAACCAATCCTGCTGGAGCTGGTCGACGAGCTCGGCAACACCATCGGCACCGCCGAGAAGCTCTCGGCCCACCAGGCGCCCGGGAAGTTGCACCGGGCGTTCTCCGTGTTCCTCTTCGACGAGCAGGGCCGGCTGCTCATCCAGCGCCGCGCGCTCGGCAAGTACCACTCCCCCGGCGTCTGGTCGAACACCTGCTGCGGGCACCCGTACCCGGGCGAGGCGCCGTTCGCCGCCGCCGCCCGGCGGACCCACGAGGAGCTGGGCATCTCGCCGTCGCTGCTCGCCGAGGCCGGTACGGTGCGCTACAACCACCCGGACCCGGCGTCCGGGCTGGTGGAGCAGGAGTTCAACCACCTCTTCGTCGGCATGGCGCAGGCGCCGCCGGCACCCGACCCGGAAGAGGTCGGCGAGACGGTGTTCGTCACCCCCTCGGAGTTGACGAAGCGTCACGAGGAAGTGCCGTTCTCGGCGTGGTTCATGACCGTGCTGGACGCGGCGCGCCCGGCGATCAGAGAGCTCACAGGGCCGGCCGGGGGCTGGTGA
- a CDS encoding ABC transporter permease, with protein sequence MSETTHDGAIAMSAPPSPDDRLSPAEVAAKYGLAVSGARPGLAEYVRQLWGRRHFVLAFSSAKLTAQYSQAKLGQLWQVATPLLNAAVYYLIFGLILQSNRGIPSEVFIPFLVTGVFVFTFTQSSVMAGVRAISGNLGLVRALHFPRAALPVSFALQQLQQLMFSMIVLVVVAVAFGSYPALSWLLILPALVLQFVFNTGLALIMARLGSKTPDLAQLMPFVMRTWMYASGVMFSIPIMLKDKPGWIGDILQYNPAAIYMDLVRFGLIDGYGRENLPAHVWSVALLWALILGVGGFVYFWKAEEQYGRG encoded by the coding sequence GTGAGTGAGACAACCCATGACGGTGCGATCGCGATGAGCGCCCCGCCGTCTCCCGACGACCGACTCTCCCCGGCGGAGGTCGCCGCCAAGTACGGCCTGGCGGTGAGTGGGGCGCGCCCCGGACTGGCCGAGTACGTGCGGCAGTTGTGGGGTCGCCGGCACTTCGTCCTGGCCTTCTCCAGTGCCAAGCTGACGGCCCAGTACAGCCAGGCCAAGCTCGGCCAGCTGTGGCAGGTGGCGACGCCGCTGCTCAACGCGGCCGTGTACTACCTGATCTTCGGCCTGATCCTCCAGAGCAACCGGGGCATCCCGTCGGAGGTCTTCATCCCGTTCCTGGTGACGGGTGTGTTCGTCTTCACGTTCACCCAGAGTTCGGTGATGGCCGGTGTGCGTGCCATCTCCGGCAACCTGGGCCTGGTCAGGGCCCTGCACTTCCCGCGGGCCGCCCTGCCGGTGTCCTTCGCGCTCCAGCAGCTCCAGCAGTTGATGTTCTCCATGATCGTGCTGGTGGTCGTGGCGGTGGCCTTCGGCAGCTACCCGGCGCTGAGCTGGCTGCTGATCCTGCCCGCGCTGGTGCTCCAGTTCGTGTTCAACACCGGCCTCGCGCTGATCATGGCGAGGCTGGGCAGCAAGACCCCGGACCTCGCCCAGCTGATGCCGTTCGTGATGCGTACGTGGATGTACGCGTCCGGTGTGATGTTCTCCATCCCGATCATGCTCAAGGACAAGCCGGGCTGGATCGGGGACATCCTCCAGTACAACCCGGCCGCGATCTACATGGATCTGGTCCGGTTCGGGCTGATCGACGGCTACGGCCGGGAGAATCTGCCCGCGCACGTC
- a CDS encoding cation diffusion facilitator family transporter, which yields MGAGHDHGHTHGGPPPTGTAAAAYKGRLRIALGITLSVMVVEIIGGIAADSLALVADAAHMATDAVGLGMALLAIHFAARPADTNRTYGYARAEILAALANCLLLLGVGGYLLYEAIERFVSPPDTRGGLAIVFALIGMTANLVSLTLLMRGQKESLNVRGAYLEVLADTLGSFTVLVSSVIILTTGWQTADPIAGLLIGLMIVPRTVKLLRETLNVLLEAAPKDVDMAEVRAHMLALPGVADVHDLHVWTITSGMPVLSAHVVVDQDALDSVGHEKMLHDLQGCLGTHFDVEHCTFQLEPRGHAEHEAKLCH from the coding sequence ATGGGGGCAGGGCACGACCACGGCCACACGCACGGAGGACCACCACCGACGGGGACGGCCGCGGCCGCGTACAAGGGCAGGCTGCGGATCGCGCTCGGCATCACGCTGTCCGTGATGGTCGTGGAGATCATCGGTGGCATCGCGGCCGACTCGCTCGCCCTGGTCGCCGACGCCGCGCACATGGCGACCGACGCCGTCGGCCTCGGCATGGCCCTGCTGGCCATCCACTTCGCGGCCCGGCCCGCCGACACGAACCGCACCTACGGCTACGCGCGCGCCGAGATCCTCGCCGCGCTGGCCAACTGCCTCCTGCTGCTGGGGGTGGGCGGTTACCTGCTGTACGAGGCGATCGAGCGGTTCGTCTCGCCGCCCGACACGCGGGGCGGGCTCGCGATCGTCTTCGCGCTGATCGGCATGACCGCCAACCTGGTCTCCCTCACCCTGCTGATGCGCGGGCAGAAGGAGAGCCTCAACGTGCGCGGCGCCTACCTGGAGGTGCTCGCCGACACGCTCGGCTCGTTCACCGTGCTCGTCTCCTCCGTGATCATCCTGACCACCGGGTGGCAGACGGCGGACCCGATCGCGGGCCTGCTGATCGGTCTGATGATCGTCCCGCGTACGGTGAAACTCCTCAGGGAGACGCTCAACGTGTTGCTGGAGGCGGCGCCGAAGGATGTCGACATGGCGGAGGTACGGGCCCACATGCTCGCGCTGCCCGGCGTGGCCGACGTCCACGACCTGCACGTCTGGACGATCACCTCGGGCATGCCGGTGCTCTCCGCGCACGTGGTGGTGGACCAGGACGCCCTGGACTCGGTGGGGCACGAGAAGATGCTGCACGACCTGCAAGGATGCCTCGGGACCCACTTCGACGTGGAGCACTGCACGTTCCAGCTGGAGCCCCGGGGGCACGCCGAGCACGAGGCGAAACTCTGCCACTGA
- a CDS encoding sugar phosphate nucleotidyltransferase gives MIGLVLAAGAGRRLRPYTDTLPKALVPVDAAGEGTLTVLDLTLANFAEVGLTEAAVVVGYRKEAVYARKAALEETYGIRLTLIDNDKAEEWNNAYSLWCARDVLAKGVILANGDTVHPVSVEKTLLAARGEGRRIILALDTVKQLADEEMKVITEGAKGVRRITKLMDPATATGEYIGVTLIEAEAAADLADALRTTFERDPDLYYEDGYQELVDRGFTLDVAPIGDVPWVEIDNHADLAKGREIACQY, from the coding sequence ATGATCGGCCTCGTACTGGCCGCCGGTGCCGGACGGCGTCTGCGCCCCTACACCGACACGCTCCCGAAGGCCCTCGTGCCCGTGGACGCGGCCGGGGAGGGGACCCTCACGGTCCTCGACCTGACCCTCGCCAACTTCGCCGAGGTCGGCCTGACCGAGGCGGCCGTCGTCGTCGGCTACCGCAAGGAGGCCGTCTACGCGCGCAAGGCCGCCCTGGAGGAGACGTACGGCATCCGCCTCACCCTCATCGACAACGACAAGGCCGAGGAGTGGAACAACGCCTACTCCCTCTGGTGCGCCCGTGACGTGCTGGCGAAGGGCGTGATCCTCGCCAACGGCGACACCGTGCACCCCGTCTCCGTCGAGAAGACCCTGCTCGCCGCGCGCGGCGAGGGCCGGCGGATCATCCTCGCCCTCGACACGGTCAAGCAGCTCGCCGACGAGGAGATGAAGGTCATCACCGAGGGCGCCAAGGGGGTGCGCCGCATCACCAAGCTCATGGACCCGGCCACCGCCACCGGCGAGTACATCGGCGTCACCCTGATCGAGGCCGAGGCCGCGGCGGACCTCGCGGACGCCCTGCGGACCACCTTCGAGCGCGACCCCGACCTGTACTACGAGGACGGCTACCAGGAACTGGTCGACCGCGGCTTCACGCTCGACGTGGCCCCCATCGGCGACGTCCCCTGGGTCGAGATCGACAACCACGCCGACCTCGCGAAGGGCCGTGAGATCGCGTGCCAGTACTGA
- a CDS encoding DJ-1/PfpI family protein, whose product MQIAILLFDRFTALDAVGPYEILCRTPGARTEFVAERVGPVANDLGSLSLVAERTLAEVTRPDIVVVPGGPGQGAQMENEAVLGWLRAVDATTTWTTSVCTGSLLLAAAGLLTGRRATSHWLSLDRLAALGAEPTGERFVFDGKYVTAAGVSSGIDMGLGLLGRIAGDRVAQSVQLLTEYDPRPPYDAGSPEKAPADLVAEFRAGRPPATVTAPSS is encoded by the coding sequence ATGCAGATCGCGATCCTGCTCTTCGACCGGTTCACCGCCCTCGACGCCGTAGGGCCCTACGAGATCCTCTGCCGCACCCCCGGCGCGCGCACCGAGTTCGTTGCCGAGCGGGTCGGGCCCGTGGCCAACGACCTGGGGAGCCTCTCGCTCGTCGCCGAGCGCACGCTCGCCGAGGTGACGCGCCCCGACATCGTCGTGGTGCCCGGCGGGCCCGGGCAGGGCGCGCAGATGGAGAACGAGGCCGTCCTCGGCTGGCTGCGGGCCGTGGACGCCACCACCACGTGGACCACCTCGGTCTGCACCGGCTCCCTCCTGCTCGCCGCAGCCGGGCTGCTCACGGGGCGGCGCGCCACCTCGCACTGGCTGTCGCTCGACCGCCTCGCGGCCCTCGGGGCCGAACCGACCGGCGAGCGCTTCGTCTTCGACGGCAAGTACGTCACCGCCGCCGGCGTCTCGTCCGGCATCGACATGGGCCTCGGCCTGCTCGGGCGGATCGCGGGCGACCGGGTCGCCCAGTCCGTACAGCTGCTGACGGAGTACGACCCGCGCCCGCCCTACGACGCGGGGTCGCCCGAGAAGGCGCCCGCCGACCTCGTGGCGGAGTTCCGGGCAGGCCGGCCGCCCGCCACCGTCACGGCGCCGTCCAGCTGA
- a CDS encoding DUF5941 domain-containing protein, producing the protein MRSLGFDVRTATSTAETAGLLADVPPAERVALVDPRFVGHLHALRLALTDPRFPLAAVPGALTAQPEARTALVRAVGAVERSAALSPATADHPAGTTGTTQAASAVLADGASLADRAAAALDAEGAGVQRPELGSLVATVPLDTASRQEAAAAVAAVDDEAVRLRSAVKARDGFFTTYCISPYSRYLARWCARRGLTPNQVTTASLVTALIAAACAATGTRGGYVAAGVLLLFSFVLDCTDGQLARYSLQYSTMGAWLDATFDRAKEYAYYAGLALGAARNGDDVWALALGAMILQTCRHVVDFSFNEANVDATAATSTGKAVVGTPTAALSSKLDSVGWTVWVRRMIVLPIGERWAMIAVLTAVTTPRVVFYALLIGCGFAACYTSAGRILRSVTRRAVRTERAARALADLADSGPVAETVSRLLGRLKAYPPFGLRPFVAFAGGALLVAAACFEPFGSSWVVLAAALYAVLAGAAVTGPLTGALDWLVPPVLRAAEYSTVLVLAARSDVNGALPAAFGLVAAVAYHHYDTVYRIRGGTGAPPRWLVRTILGHEGRTLVVTALAAVLATRGTDLTVALTVLASAVALVALVESVRFWVSSGAPAVHDEGEPA; encoded by the coding sequence CTGCGGTCGCTGGGATTCGACGTACGCACCGCCACCAGCACCGCCGAGACGGCCGGCCTGCTCGCCGACGTCCCGCCGGCCGAGCGTGTCGCGCTCGTCGACCCCCGCTTCGTCGGCCACCTCCACGCCCTGCGCCTCGCGCTGACCGACCCCCGCTTCCCGCTCGCCGCCGTGCCTGGCGCGCTCACCGCGCAGCCCGAGGCCCGCACCGCGCTGGTACGCGCCGTCGGCGCCGTCGAACGAAGCGCCGCGCTCTCCCCGGCCACCGCGGACCACCCGGCCGGGACCACCGGCACCACCCAGGCCGCCTCCGCCGTCCTGGCCGACGGCGCCTCCCTCGCCGACCGGGCCGCCGCCGCGCTCGACGCCGAGGGCGCCGGCGTACAGCGGCCCGAGCTGGGCTCGCTCGTCGCCACCGTCCCCCTCGACACTGCCTCCCGGCAGGAGGCCGCCGCCGCCGTCGCGGCCGTCGACGACGAGGCCGTACGGCTGCGCTCCGCCGTGAAGGCCCGCGACGGGTTCTTCACGACCTACTGCATCAGCCCCTACTCCCGCTACCTCGCCCGCTGGTGCGCCCGCCGCGGCCTGACGCCCAACCAGGTCACCACCGCGTCCCTGGTCACCGCGCTGATCGCGGCGGCCTGCGCGGCCACCGGCACCCGGGGCGGCTACGTCGCCGCCGGCGTGCTGCTGCTCTTCTCCTTCGTGCTCGACTGCACCGACGGACAGCTCGCCCGCTACTCGCTCCAGTACTCGACGATGGGCGCCTGGCTCGACGCCACCTTCGACCGGGCCAAGGAGTACGCCTACTACGCGGGCCTCGCCCTCGGCGCCGCCAGGAACGGCGACGACGTGTGGGCCCTCGCGCTCGGCGCGATGATCCTCCAGACCTGCCGCCATGTGGTCGACTTCTCCTTCAACGAGGCGAATGTCGACGCCACGGCCGCCACCTCCACCGGCAAGGCCGTCGTCGGAACCCCCACCGCCGCGCTCTCCAGCAAGCTCGACAGCGTCGGCTGGACCGTCTGGGTGCGCCGGATGATCGTCCTCCCCATCGGCGAGCGCTGGGCGATGATCGCCGTCCTGACCGCCGTGACCACCCCGCGCGTCGTCTTCTACGCGCTGCTCATCGGGTGCGGATTCGCCGCCTGCTACACCAGCGCCGGCCGCATTCTGCGCTCGGTGACCCGCAGGGCCGTCCGCACCGAACGCGCCGCGCGGGCCCTCGCCGACCTCGCCGACTCCGGCCCGGTCGCCGAGACCGTCTCCCGTCTCCTGGGCCGCCTCAAGGCCTACCCGCCCTTCGGCCTGCGCCCGTTCGTCGCGTTCGCCGGCGGGGCCCTGCTGGTGGCCGCCGCGTGCTTCGAGCCGTTCGGCAGCTCCTGGGTCGTCCTGGCGGCCGCGCTGTACGCGGTGCTCGCCGGCGCGGCCGTCACCGGGCCGCTCACCGGCGCGCTCGACTGGCTCGTCCCGCCGGTGCTCCGGGCCGCCGAGTACTCCACCGTCCTCGTCCTCGCCGCGCGCTCCGACGTGAACGGCGCGTTGCCGGCGGCTTTCGGGCTGGTGGCGGCCGTCGCCTACCATCACTACGACACGGTGTACCGCATCCGCGGAGGCACCGGCGCCCCGCCCCGCTGGCTGGTCAGGACCATCCTCGGACACGAGGGCCGCACGCTGGTGGTCACCGCCCTCGCCGCCGTCCTCGCGACGCGCGGCACGGACCTCACCGTGGCCCTGACCGTGCTCGCGTCCGCCGTGGCGCTGGTCGCGCTCGTGGAGTCCGTCCGCTTCTGGGTGTCCTCCGGAGCCCCCGCCGTACACGACGAAGGAGAACCCGCATGA
- a CDS encoding glycosyltransferase family 2 protein — MRLGAVIITMGERPAELRALLDSVARQEGDPVEVVVVGNGAPVGPVPDGVRTVELPENLGIPGGRNVGIEAFGAAGSEVDALLFLDDDGSLPLNDTARLVREAFTEDPALGIVSFRIADPETGLTQRRHVPRLRASDPLRSSRVTTFLGGANAVRTRVLAEVGPLPDDFFYAHEETDLAWRALDAGWMIDYRADMVLHHPTMPPSRHAVYHRMVARNRVWLARRNLPAPVVPVYLGVWTLLTLVRRPSAPALKAWWGGFREGWSTPCGPRRPMKWRTVWRLTRLGRPPVV; from the coding sequence ATGCGGCTCGGCGCGGTGATCATCACGATGGGTGAACGCCCCGCCGAACTGCGTGCGCTCCTCGACTCGGTCGCCCGCCAGGAGGGCGACCCGGTCGAGGTGGTCGTCGTCGGGAACGGCGCCCCGGTGGGACCCGTTCCCGACGGGGTACGGACGGTGGAGCTGCCCGAGAACCTGGGCATCCCGGGCGGCCGCAACGTCGGCATCGAGGCCTTCGGCGCGGCCGGCTCGGAGGTCGACGCGCTGCTCTTCCTGGACGACGACGGTTCGCTTCCCCTCAACGACACGGCCCGGCTGGTACGGGAGGCCTTCACGGAGGATCCCGCCCTCGGCATCGTCAGCTTCCGGATCGCCGACCCGGAGACCGGCCTGACGCAGCGCCGGCACGTCCCGCGCCTGCGCGCCTCCGACCCGCTGCGGTCCTCCCGGGTGACGACCTTCCTCGGCGGCGCCAACGCCGTACGGACCAGGGTCCTCGCGGAGGTCGGGCCCCTGCCGGACGACTTCTTCTACGCGCACGAGGAGACCGACCTCGCGTGGCGGGCGCTGGACGCCGGCTGGATGATCGACTACCGCGCGGACATGGTGCTGCACCACCCGACGATGCCGCCGTCCCGGCACGCGGTGTACCACCGGATGGTGGCGCGCAACCGGGTGTGGCTGGCCCGCCGTAACCTCCCCGCCCCGGTCGTACCGGTCTATCTCGGGGTCTGGACGCTGCTGACGCTGGTCAGGCGGCCGTCGGCGCCGGCCCTCAAGGCGTGGTGGGGCGGCTTCAGGGAGGGCTGGTCGACGCCGTGCGGGCCACGACGGCCGATGAAATGGCGTACGGTCTGGCGACTGACCCGGTTGGGCCGTCCACCAGTCGTCTGA
- the galE gene encoding UDP-glucose 4-epimerase GalE: MTWLITGGAGYIGAHVARAMSAAGERVVVLDDLSTGVAGRLPAEIPLVRGSLLDREAVDAVLAGHEVTGVVHLAAKKQVGESVEQPLRYYRENLHGLTVLLDAVVAAGVGRFLFSSSAAVYGVPDVDLITEGTPTVPINPYGETKLAGEWLVRATGRAHSIATGCLRYFNVAGAARPELADTGVFNIIPMFFDRISRGEAPRIFGDDYPTPDGTGVRDYIHVADLADAHLAAARRLAGGPGAGDLTLNIGRGVGVSVRELADLVADVTGHRIPPVIEARRPGDAAKAVASVERIGRELGWTATRDVREMVTSAWEGWESQHRPAPVA, encoded by the coding sequence ATGACGTGGCTGATCACAGGTGGGGCGGGTTACATCGGGGCGCACGTGGCGCGGGCCATGAGCGCGGCGGGCGAGCGGGTGGTGGTGCTCGACGACCTGTCGACGGGCGTCGCCGGGCGGCTGCCGGCGGAGATCCCGCTGGTACGGGGCTCGCTGCTGGACCGGGAGGCCGTGGACGCGGTCCTGGCCGGGCACGAGGTCACCGGTGTGGTGCATCTGGCGGCGAAGAAGCAGGTCGGCGAGTCCGTCGAGCAGCCGCTGCGGTACTACCGGGAGAACCTGCACGGGCTGACGGTGCTGCTCGACGCGGTGGTCGCGGCCGGGGTGGGGCGCTTCCTCTTCTCCTCGTCCGCCGCCGTGTACGGCGTACCGGATGTGGACTTGATCACGGAGGGGACGCCGACCGTTCCGATCAACCCGTACGGCGAGACGAAGCTCGCGGGCGAGTGGCTGGTGCGGGCGACCGGCAGGGCCCACTCGATCGCCACCGGCTGCCTGCGCTACTTCAACGTCGCGGGCGCCGCGCGGCCCGAGCTGGCCGACACCGGGGTGTTCAACATCATCCCGATGTTCTTCGACCGGATCAGCCGGGGGGAGGCGCCCCGTATCTTCGGCGACGACTACCCGACGCCGGACGGCACAGGTGTGCGGGACTACATCCATGTGGCGGATCTCGCCGACGCGCATCTGGCGGCGGCCCGGCGGCTGGCCGGCGGGCCGGGGGCGGGTGACCTGACCCTGAACATCGGCCGGGGGGTCGGCGTCTCGGTCCGGGAGCTCGCCGACCTGGTCGCGGACGTCACCGGCCACCGGATCCCGCCGGTGATCGAGGCGCGGCGGCCCGGGGACGCGGCGAAGGCCGTGGCGTCGGTGGAGCGGATCGGGCGCGAGCTGGGGTGGACGGCGACCCGCGACGTACGGGAGATGGTCACGTCGGCGTGGGAGGGCTGGGAGTCGCAGCACCGGCCGGCGCCGGTCGCGTAA